The Desmodus rotundus isolate HL8 chromosome 2, HLdesRot8A.1, whole genome shotgun sequence region CCAGCCAGAGCGGGCACCAACCCGCAGGCAGGCGAGAGTGAGCGAGTTCGCAGACGCTTCCCGCCGCGCTGGGGACGTTGGAGCAGGGACAGCTGTCCTGGGACGTGTGTGCTGCTCAGAGCACAGCCATGCGAGCACATGACAGCGGTCATTGCTTTCCGTCACCGTTTGGGGTAGCTTGTTAAGCACCCCCGTGTGCTTCACAGTGCTAGGGTGGGCCTGTTTTCCTTCCTCAGGTCAGCACCGGCCTCTCGGAAGCCCACCTGCGGACCCATGGAAGCACTCAGCCCAGTGAACCCCGATGCTGGCTCTAGATCCAGTCACTGTCCCTACCTTTGCTGTTGGGTGAAGGGGTGGCATCTCAAGAGGACTTGGGAGGGAGCGGGCCGCACACACACCATCTACTGCCGGGGCCCCACTACTAGGGCCCCACCGGAAAGCCAGACGCCCACGTCCTACAGGTGTGGTGCTGTCGTCAGCGCCAACGGCTCGCAAAACAGCTCTGCGCTCCAACTCATATCATCCCCAACTGCGTGCTCACGGTCCAGCCCCATCCGGGCCACCCATAGGCCAGTCCTGCCCGAGGTGCTCCTAGTACAGTGGGCAGGCAGACCTGAAGGAGACGCCCGCCCAGCCCCAGAAGGAAGGGCCTGATTGCTTTGAACTGAACCACAGAAGCCAGATTGAGTTAACGAGAAGActgaacaataaaacaataacagACCTGTCCTGTTACTAAAATGCTTAAGGAATGACTCGTGCAAACCAGCGTTCCTAGAATGAAGTCTCTGTAAGTACCAGCACCTGGGCCCCAACGATGGGTGTGCTGCGCAGCCTGAAGCACTTTGTCGTCTCAGGAAGGTTACGTGTGATCTGGCACTGCTGTTCTAGACACTGGTCCGGCCAGCCCTTCCTTTTAAACAGCACAAACAAGAACTCCATACTCCCCACTGAGCCCGGCACACTGACTTGCCCCACAGGAGGCTCCCGGGGGTCCAGGTCTGCAGGCTGCATGTTCCTGCCCCGCCCCAAGGTTGCTTCGGTCAACCCAGGCCATGCCCAGGCAGCAGGGagtccccacctgccccagcctAGTTACAACTGTGGGTGCAGGGCAAGGAGGCCAAGCTTATGAAAGGAGGGAGGGTTGGATGCCAAGGAATGCCAAAaaggcccaggccctgggcatcttcctcctgccgtggggccttcGGCAAGACCCcaactggagagtgagaagcGGTGCCCGGTCCCACACCCTCATGGCTGGGGCTCTGTGTGGATCGCCTGTGTCCTTCGCCCCCTTGAAGCATCACTCCTGGGCCCTCTGTGTCTCTATCACAGTCTgtggctgcagggcctgctcTCTGGGGACCTCCCCTCCCCATCATTCTGTTGGTGCCCTCCATGGTCTCGGCTGGTGGAGCCTGTTATCTCTCCCTTGTTTTACTCCCCCATTTTGGTGGGGGAGTAAACCACTGGATACCTTCCAGTGCTTTCCTGGGCAAGGAGGCCACTTGTCTCAGTGGAGATATCCGTACCGGCCACGGCTGTTATGGGAGGAGGTGCTCACAGCAAGGGTCTGGCTGCCATCCCTTCCCTTTTCAGATGCTTTCAGGCTCCGCCCTCTTGTCTCCCAGCCTCCAGGTGCTGGAGATGGCAAAGTCCACTGCCGTCCATGTTCCAAGACTGTGTGAGCCGGGCGTCCCCACCCCTGGAAGCTTTTGTTGGATCTTCTTATCCCAAGTGATGTTCCCTGTGTTCCCTGTGTGGTTCGTTCTTCATCCATTGTGCTGGGAACTGGGCAGGTCCTCTCAGTCTGCAAAGTCATGTCTTTTAGCCTGGGACAGTTTCTTGAgttatttcctctgttttctctttcctttctggaCCTATCACTAGTCAGATATTAGAATccaagatgctcaaagaattgcaagcacaagaaacatgaaaaatatatcacaatgcatgatttctaaaacaatattgaaaatgaacaaagatCGAGAACACACTTTCTGATTCAAAgcatattacaaagctacaataatgaAAACTGTGTAGTACTGGCTTATAGATAAACATACAGACCAGTGGAATAGAACTGAGAGTCTAGAAGTAAACCCATACATTTATGGCCAGCTGATTTTCAGCAAGAGTGCCAAGACCAGTCAATGGGGAAAGAATGTTTCTTCAATGAATGGATACAAATGGATACCCACATGTAAAAGGATGAagttggacccctacctcacaccatgtataaaaattaaaatgagctaAGTTTGAgctaaaagtataaaactcaaAAAACAAGAGCACATTTTCATTACCTTGGACTGGACAATGAGTTCCTAGGTAGcattccaaaagaaaaacaaaagaagaaatagataaattacacatcatcaaaatggaaaacTGTTGTGCCCCAAAGTTTTATCAAGAAAGGACAAAGACACCCAGCAGAGTGGGAGAAGATTCCTGTAACTCAGCATTCTGATAGGGGTCTAGTTCCAGAATATATGAGGAATCCCTACAACCGGGCAGCAAAAGATAACCCACTTTAAAAACAGCCAAAGGACCtgcatagacatttctccaaaacaggtacacaaacaaaaggaagccCAGTATCACTGGTCACcagggaaaggcaaatcaaaaccatgagatGCCACATCACACCCACTaccataactattttttaaaaaaaggaaattaagtgtTGACAAGGACAAGGAGAAACTGGAACATCTGTGCACTGCTTGTGGGAATATAACATGGCACAGCTACTGCGGGCCAGTGTGGCAGTTCCTGTAAACGTTAACCACAGAATTATCACACGGCCCCGCAATTCAGCCCTGGGGTCTACACCCCAAATTATTGAGAACAGTCATTCAAACAAATGTGTGTATATCGATGTTCgcagcagcacaattcacaacaGCCAGCGagtagaagcaacctaagtgtccatcaactggGGAGTGGAGtgttagccataaaaagaaacaaagttctGACACCTGCTGCAGAACGAAccctgaaaacatgctaagtgaaataagccagacacaaggCCACAGACGGTATGATCCCATTTATCTGAAATGTCTCAAATAGGTGAATCCATATAGACAGGaggcagattagtggttgccaggagagGGGGGCGAGGAATGACTGCTGAAGGGGATGGGAAAATGTTCTGGGACTTGACAGAGGAGGTGGCTGTACAGTATCTTGAATGTAATAAACGCccctgaactgtacatttaaaatctgttcattttaggtatgtgaatttcacctcaatttaaAACCCTGAACACTCAAGCTCCGCTAACCAAACCCGCCCCACGCAGACAGCGCTGCCGCGAGAGGGTCACTGAACCGATCCACGCTTCCTGGGCCTCCCTCTGCTGCTCCCCGTTCTGGCTTCTCTGGAAAAGGCACTTCCTTCTGCCTTCAGTCCACTCTGGCCCCATCATTGCATGGGGTTCATCAACCCGGCTAAGTTCCCCTTCATGTGATTTCCTTGTTGAAACATTTTAagagaaagttaaagaaaagcaCATTCTACTCACCCAAGGGACAAGTATTAATAAAAGGGAAATGAACATTTCCACTGGCCTCCGGCCGAGCCTCCTACCCCTGCTCCTTGCTGCCCCTAGCAGTGGGGCGCTGCCCAGCACTGGTGGCTGGAAGGCACACGGCTTGTCAGTTAGCATTTGTGAGAGCAAAAGAGCGGGCAGCGGGCAGGGAGTCAGAGCTGGGCCGCGGCCCCGCCAGCTCTGGGTTCCGAGGCTCTTGCTGACTTTGTCTTCCGGTCCCGCTCCCGGGCAGCCACGAAGTTCAGCAGGTCAATGGCAGTGACAACCCCGAACACCATCTGCCTCTTACTGGACTGCCCATGGCTGTGGTCTGAGGAGGGAACAAGGCAGTGGTTAAAGGCACCTCTGCACGGAGCCACGCCCGCCCCAGGCACTCTGAGAGGCTGAACCACAAAATGTGGGCCCCGGGAATCAGCTGGGAGCCTGCCCCAGAGTCTGCAGCACCTGGCCACGTCCACGGAAGCCCAACAATAGAGGCTTTCTTCCTCCGACAGGAGCCACCTGGGCGGGGCTGCAGAAAGCAGGGCGGTGCCCTCTCTGAACCATGCCCACTGGCCATGTGCCCAGGGGCCTCACTGAGTGAGAGCAGCCTAAGGGTCTGTGTGGGTGCCCGAGGCTCGAGTCTCAGCATGAAATTGCACCACCAAGCACGCCCACGAGCTGCATCAGCTCACACTGCTGGCCTCTAACTGTCCTCAAACCCGTGCCGCGCTCTCGGGCTCAGGATGAATGCCAGCCCCCTGGAGAGCAGGGGTGGTTGAGATGGCTCAGCGTGAGTGGAATgctcagcccagatttggccaaacatcattctgggtgtttcttgATGAGATCAACCTCTGACCCAGTAGCCCGAGAAAAGCAGGTTGCCCTCCCtggtgtgggtgggcctcacccaCTCAGTCGAAGGCCTCAATGGGACAAAAAGGCTGGTGTTCCCCAAGGAAGAAGGGACTTTCTCAGCCTTTGGGCTCCAACTGAAACACTGGGGCTTCCAGGGTCTCGAGTCTGCCCACTCCACCTGCCAAATGAGTCACGTGAGCCAGTCCCTCTAACAGATCTCTCCACATGCACACACCCCACGGGATGTTTCTCGGGACAGCCCTGACACAGTCGCCATGAAGCACCAAGAGCCAGGAAGCACTGAGGGATGGCAGGAAGTGCCCAGGCCACGTTTTATCCCTCCAGACCCCATCCCAGCGACTCCAGGGCCATCTGTCCCTAGGCTAGGGGAGCAGGAGACACAGAGGAGCCAGGCACCCTGCTGGCCTCCTCAGAGCACCTCAGGAGAAACCAAGGGAGGCCCAGAGGAGACCAGCTACCCACATTTCAGGGACTGCTAGGCAAGGTGGCACTTAGGAGGAGCGCGGCCTCCGCAGGGGAGGGCAGTGTGTGCAGCCCCTGCCACCTGGCCCTCCAGACCCTCGGGCACAGCAGGTCGGCCCCCTCTGTAAAGGGCCAGGGTCTCCATTACGACCGCGCGGCTCTGCCAACAGCATGAGGCAGCCAAGGACACACTATCCAGTGTAGCTGTGCCCAAGGACACTCCACTTGTGGGCCCTGACATTGGAACTAACTCACATTattagggggtgggggggcggggttcAATTACAACAAATGTGAGACAAAGAGGAAGAACCTGCCCCTCCAAGCTCTGGGGTCTGGGCGCCCGGGCGCCCGGACGCCCTCCTCTGCCCTCGGAGCCATGGTCCCGACAGCAGAGCCATTTCCGAGGGGGGGACAGCCGGCGTACATACctgcaggcccccccaccactcctgccAAGGCCTGGTCCTGTGCTGTGGAGCCAAGGACAGGAGAGGGGTTAGACTTGGCCACCCAGGCCCTGATGGCcctcagctgggggtgggggcggggcaggctcCAGGGCACTCCCAATTCTCATGATTTCTGCAACCTTCACCCTCGTGGGCACCCAGGCCTGGCCCACAGAGGGGTTCCCTCTGAGAACCGTGCCCCAGGCTGGGAGCGGCTAAAGGTCCACACTGCTGACTCCCACATGCTTGTGTGGGGCACCAGGGCCTCGCTGCCCAGTGCCCGGCAGGgctccactgcccccaccccgcccccagccccactcacacTGGATCTGCTCGTGGACCACCAGGGCGAAGTGGTCCAACTCCAGGATGTGCGAGAGCATGCCCAGCGGGTCCATCAGGCGGATCTGGAAGAGAAGCCGTGGTCAGTGCTCACCGGGGTGGGGCCAGGCAGGCTCGCCACAGGAAGGAGCATGAGGCAACAGGAGAGGTGGTGTCGCTCAACAAGCTTCCTCTGCAGCCTTTTGCAGATGTAGAACAACGCAGGACTCAGAGGCCGACAGGGCGCACAGAAATACACAGTGGGCGAGCCATCGGCCGGGAAAAGCCACAGGAATATTCCGTTCGTATCGCTGTGAAGGAGCCCGTGAGAAAGGCTGCCCACGTGGGGATTCCAATTCCCAGACATTCTGGAGAAGGGAAAACGCCCCCTTGCGCAGATAGCACGGCGCCCCGCCTCCAGGGACAGAAGTGGGCCTTGCCGCCCACTGCTCCAGAGAACCGGCGCTCACCTGTTTGAACTGCTTGTAGATGACTTTGCGAACTTGGTCAGACGGCTGCACCTTCCCCGCGAGCAGGCATGACAGCATGTTCCCCAAGGTCACCATCCCCAGGATCGCCCTGGGGAAGGCGGGGGAagggtcaggggaggggagacagcAGAGCACGCCCCCAGCCGCCCTCTCTCGGCAGTGTGGTCTCTGGCCGATTGTGGGATTCCCCCTAGAATTCAACACCTATTTGCGGAGAGCACACACGTGGCAGGAAGACAGTGGTGACCAGATGCCCTGCCCTGGACCTGCCCATCCAATGCGGGCAGACAGTACACCAACAAGTCCTTGGGGGACCTCCATCTGACCGTGTCACAGTGTTCTGGGACATGGGACTTCTAGTGCTAGAACTGGGACAGTCCCAGGAGAACCGGGACAGTTGGTCACTGGGGCGTCCAGCCCCTCCACTGAGACCTCTCCTCAGAGCGAGGCCAGGGACCGCCCGCTGCCTCCTGTGCTCATACTGTGCGCAGTGTGGTGGGACACGAGGGTCAACACAGccagccccccgccccggccAGTGCTCGGGGACATGATGTCCAGTGGGTGTGGTCTGATGCTCTGGACATTCCTCTGCAAAGTGACTAAGGTCAGCCCTGTCCGGGAGTGTGGCTGAGACTGACCCCGACTCATCCACCACAGGTGCCTGGTCGAAGCCCTTCTCTCGCAGGATCTCGATGGTGTGCTCACAGGTGACCGTGGGCAGCACTGTCAGTGGCGCGGACAGGCTCAGCTCCTGAACTGTGAGGTGCCACCACCTGAGGGAAGGGAGCGGGGCAGGTGGGAGTCAAGGACACTCGGACACAATGGCGTGTCTAGGGGACACAGGGAGACCGTGGGGACGACCAGCCAGGTGTGGGACAGCCCAAGCGCCCCAGGTCGCAGGGACGGTGCTCCGCAGGTGGTCCCAGGGTGCGGTCCCGCTCAGAAGCGTCCTCACCAGGGCTTCTTCACTGAGATGTCCTCCTCCTTCAGGAAGCGCTTCTGCAGCATCCACTTGTCGCTCAGGAACTTGGACCTGCAGGCGTCAGGAGGTCAGCAGGGCCGGGCGGAGGGTCTCACCACTGTCTGCGCTCACACCAAGGGGCACAGTTCCCACAGAAAGCCCAGTACTgccctggccacatggctcagtgggttgaacgtCATCCCGCAAAGCCAAAGGTCGCCGGTTGGATTCCTGGGTCAGGGCTCACATGTGGGTTGCAGAGCAGTGGGGCAGAGGCCTTCTTAGGGTGCTGCGTCCTTGCCCTCCCTCAGCTGGTGCATCAGGCCCAGAGGTCTCACATGAGCAATGGGGCTATGGGGGCACTGCCGGTGCGGGGTCCTGCCAGGCTCGTGGGCACTGCCACCACGGTCCTGCATTGTGTTTAAACGCATCCAGAAGACCCCAGATGTGGACACGGCAGGCAGGGGAAACATGGGCCCCTGAGATGCAGAGGGGAGCCGTGGCCCAGGAGGGCCGGAGCAGAGCCTGCAGGGCCCCTCGATCCCAGCCCTGCTGTCAGATCTCCGGAGATGCCACAGAGCAACGGCTGCAGCCCCGAGTGGGGAAGGGGGCCGGGGAAGGACAGGACTTGTGGGGGGAGCTTCTTACATGTAGTTCCGGACGGAGTCAGGCAGAATCACCACACAGCGCTGGCCCTCCCGCAGCTCCTGGGCCACCTTCACGGCCACCGCCATGGCACTGCCAGAACTGCCACCTGCCAAGAGGGCTGGCGTCAGATCTGCCAGTGTCAGGGGGAAGTGAGCAGGCAGGAGCCTTGTCCCATTGCCTGGCCGTGGAGGCCCTCGTGATGCACACCCTCCAGCTTCTCCCAGCCCCACTGATGGCCCCAGCTTGGGACCCCACTGATGGGGAGCCCCCACCCCAAGGGCAATGCTGGTCTTGACTGAAAACCCTGCGTCCCGAGCTCGCTGGCCCTGAAACACATGTGCACCAATGCCAGCGCTGCCAGGTCACCACTTAGGGGCCACATGCTGGTCCCCACTGCTGACTTTTCCCCAAGAGCGCAAAGCCAACAGCTGCTGCTTTTGTGTCAAGCTGTGTCCCCATTCCCTTCTCAGGGTTTCATGCCACGCCCCAGCCTCAGCGAGGTCGTTACACAAAGAAAACAGAGCAGGGGCCCGGGAACATTGACCCAGAGCCACGGCCGCCCTGTGGAAGGGCGCTCCTGCCTCCCTGTGAAGTGGCCGTCAATCTGGAGGACAGGCCAGCGGACCTCCTAAAGGTCCAGGGCAGACGGATGGCATGCGGGGAAGCTTCGCAGCCTCGGAAGGAGGGTGGCCTTTACCGTGTGGACTGGAAGCTGGCAGAGGCTAGTGCCCACCAGTCCTTCGCACCCCGCTGCCGCCCCACTCACCACACAGCAGCCCCTCCTGCGCGATCAGCATGCGGGCGAAGGCGAAGGACTCCTGGTCGTTGCACTTGAACCACTTGTCCACCACCTGCAGGCAGGGCCCAGACCGCCTGCTCTAGGGGGCGCTCAGGCAGTGcacggtggggggcggggagcccaCAGCTGTGTTGGCAACTTCAGACAGCCTCAGTCCAGGTGGCTGCGACCCTCAACAGACATAGCCTGGCCCCTGCTCTGGGGTCTGAGACTCCTGTCTACAGACCTGGAACTTTCTACCTTTCCCTGGGGCAATGCATTCTGCACGTGGCAGTGAAAACCGCCTGCTGGCTCTGGCCGAACGGCCATATGTCCTGCAGGCTGGGCTCTACACCACCCAACTGAAGCCCCTTATTGGGTCCTTAGAACGAGCCTGTTCTGGGGTCCTTACCTCACCCATGTTCTCCTTGCTTACCCGCGCGAACCCCCTCCCTTGGCAGGGGCCTCATCTGTGCACGTGGGTCAAAGCCAAACCTTCTGGAGTCTTTGCCCAGCAAGGTCACATCAAGTACTTGGATATGTGCAGGATGCTATCTGCTATTGACCTTCGAGACTACATCTCTTCTACCTGCTACATGCAGTCgtgtttctgcccctccctcagcAGGAAAGCCAGGCCGGGAGCCTGTGGTCAGCCAGGCGTGCAGACGCGCAAGCTGGTTAAAGGGCAAGCCCTGAGGGCTGGAACCGGTCACCAGGGCCCCACCTACCGACCGGTCCAGCACCGTGGGGATGAAGTCATAGCCGATCCCTTCCACCTCGTAGGCTGTCACCTCCGTCCGGTTCAGCTCCTCGGGCTCCGCGAGGATGGAGCCTTCGGGATCCACCCCAATGATCTACAGAGGGGGCAGCATTAGGGCCCATGTCCAGCAAGTCTCATCTGGATGAGCCCAGCTATCACCGATGGTCAAGACCGGACTAACGGGCGGGTGCCCACTAACAATCTGCCAGTGGGTTTCGGGTCTCGTTCCCTGCTCCCGGCTCAGAACCCAGAAGCCTCAGGGTTGTGATAATCCTAACTCAAGGGGACagcggcggggggtggggggggggagtggtttCTAAGAAGCTCCTCCTGCACAGAACGTCCTGGGACAGCCCCGACACATTGCCGCAGGGGACAGCCACAGCCTTGAGAACAAGGGGCAGTGCTGGGCACTGACAGCTTCCTGgccagcagggagaggggggcggatggagggaggaagggggctcAGCACCACCAGCAGGTATTTCTGTGAGCCCCGCCACAGTCCACTCAACTCCAAACCCcgtgccctccctgcctctcagagcccAGATGGGGCGGACGCAGGACCTGAACCTGAGAGCTCAGAGCTTCTTAGTGGTCCCTGGCGGCACCCAAACtgact contains the following coding sequences:
- the CBS gene encoding cystathionine beta-synthase isoform X2: MPSETPQAEEGAAGCPHMSGAHSAKGSPEQGPPKDKDSKDRLWIRPDTPSRCSWKLGRPITESPHHHTALAKPPKILPDVLKKIGDTPMVRINKIGKNFGLKCELLAKCEFFNAGGSVKDRISLRMVEEAERAGTLKPGDTIIEPTSGNTGIGLALAAAVKGYRCIIVMPEKMSSEKVDVLRALGAEIVRTPTSARFDSPESHVGVAWRLKNEIPNSHILDQYRNANNPVAHYDSTAEEILQQCDGKLDMLVASAGTGGTITGIARKLKEKCPGCKIIGVDPEGSILAEPEELNRTEVTAYEVEGIGYDFIPTVLDRSVVDKWFKCNDQESFAFARMLIAQEGLLCGGSSGSAMAVAVKVAQELREGQRCVVILPDSVRNYMSKFLSDKWMLQKRFLKEEDISVKKPWWWHLTVQELSLSAPLTVLPTVTCEHTIEILREKGFDQAPVVDESGAILGMVTLGNMLSCLLAGKVQPSDQVRKVIYKQFKQIRLMDPLGMLSHILELDHFALVVHEQIQYHSHGQSSKRQMVFGVVTAIDLLNFVAARERDRKTKSARASEPRAGGAAAQL
- the CBS gene encoding cystathionine beta-synthase isoform X1, whose product is MPSETPQAEEGAAGCPHMSGAHSAKGSPEQGPPKDKDSKDRLWIRPDTPSRCSWKLGRPITESPHHHTALAKPPKILPDVLKKIGDTPMVRINKIGKNFGLKCELLAKCEFFNAGGSVKDRISLRMVEEAERAGTLKPGDTIIEPTSGNTGIGLALAAAVKGYRCIIVMPEKMSSEKVDVLRALGAEIVRTPTSARFDSPESHVGVAWRLKNEIPNSHILDQYRNANNPVAHYDSTAEEILQQCDGKLDMLVASAGTGGTITGIARKLKEKCPGCKIIGVDPEGSILAEPEELNRTEVTAYEVEGIGYDFIPTVLDRSVVDKWFKCNDQESFAFARMLIAQEGLLCGGSSGSAMAVAVKVAQELREGQRCVVILPDSVRNYMSKFLSDKWMLQKRFLKEEDISVKKPWWWHLTVQELSLSAPLTVLPTVTCEHTIEILREKGFDQAPVVDESGAILGMVTLGNMLSCLLAGKVQPSDQVRKVIYKQFKQIRLMDPLGMLSHILELDHFALVVHEQIQSQDQALAGVVGGPADHSHGQSSKRQMVFGVVTAIDLLNFVAARERDRKTKSARASEPRAGGAAAQL